In Panacibacter ginsenosidivorans, the following proteins share a genomic window:
- a CDS encoding nucleotidyltransferase family protein, producing MKGMILAAGLGTRLKPWTDKHPKALAIVNSKSLLQRNVEYLQQNNIYDVIVNVHHFADQIINAIEENKGWGSNIIISDETDVVLETGGGLKKAGPYLKDSKSFVLINCDILTDLDLSKLTNYHNQQDSLATLAVTNRKTSRYFLFNDNGELCGWRNTTTGEERISKSADSYYQKAFSGIHVLSNRIFDVMQQQGKFSMVDVYLSLAATETIKCFDHSESKFIDVGKPESILKAEELFA from the coding sequence ATGAAAGGCATGATTCTCGCGGCAGGACTTGGCACGCGCTTAAAACCCTGGACAGACAAGCATCCCAAAGCATTGGCAATAGTAAACAGTAAAAGTTTATTACAACGCAATGTTGAATACCTGCAGCAAAATAATATATATGACGTAATTGTAAACGTGCATCATTTTGCAGACCAGATCATTAATGCAATCGAAGAAAACAAAGGCTGGGGCAGCAACATAATTATCAGCGATGAAACAGATGTTGTATTAGAAACCGGTGGTGGTTTAAAAAAAGCCGGGCCATATTTAAAAGATTCAAAGTCTTTCGTTCTAATAAACTGCGATATTTTAACCGATCTTGATCTTTCAAAGCTTACCAACTATCATAATCAACAGGATTCTTTAGCAACATTGGCTGTAACAAACAGGAAAACTTCCCGCTACTTTTTATTTAATGATAATGGTGAATTATGTGGCTGGCGTAATACAACAACCGGTGAAGAAAGAATCTCAAAATCCGCAGATTCATATTATCAAAAAGCTTTTAGTGGCATTCATGTATTGAGCAATAGAATATTTGATGTAATGCAGCAGCAGGGAAAATTTTCTATGGTTGATGTTTACTTATCGTTGGCTGCAACAGAAACCATCAAATGTTTTGATCATTCTGAAAGTAAATTCATCGATGTTGGCAAACCCGAAAGCATTCTAAAAGCTGAAGAACTGTTTGCATAA
- the rimP gene encoding ribosome maturation factor RimP, whose translation MATDTLIKELERLTDEVLAPEPEYFRVNVKIKPTNNVKVFIDGDKGVSIEKCVQFNRKLYKILEEKALFPDGDFSLEVSSPGVDEPLKMHRQYNKNIGRFVEVIFIDGSKKEGKLLQVAEADIILELTTGKGKKAAIQQLVIPFNNIKTTTVQIKF comes from the coding sequence ATGGCAACAGATACACTTATAAAGGAACTTGAGCGGCTTACAGACGAGGTTTTGGCACCGGAACCTGAGTATTTCAGGGTGAATGTGAAGATAAAGCCTACCAATAATGTTAAAGTCTTTATAGATGGCGATAAAGGCGTATCTATAGAAAAATGTGTGCAGTTCAATCGCAAGCTGTACAAGATACTAGAAGAAAAAGCATTATTCCCGGATGGAGATTTTTCTTTGGAGGTTTCTTCACCGGGTGTTGATGAGCCCTTGAAAATGCACCGGCAGTACAATAAGAATATCGGTCGTTTTGTTGAAGTTATTTTTATTGACGGTAGCAAAAAAGAAGGCAAGCTTTTACAGGTAGCAGAAGCAGACATTATTTTAGAGTTAACTACTGGGAAAGGTAAAAAAGCAGCAATCCAGCAATTGGTTATACCATTTAATAATATAAAAACAACAACAGTTCAAATCAAATTCTAA